One Magnetococcales bacterium genomic window, CGGCGATGTGGAAGGCTCCATCGAGTACTTCCGCAAGGCCATGGAGATGGCCCCCGATCAGTTGGAACCGGTTCTGGCTCTGGGGGGGATCCACCAGGTGCTGGGGCGGGACGCGGAGGCGGAGAATGTCTTCCGCACCTATCTCGCCTCCCACCCCGAAGACGAGCGCATGCACAGTCGTTTGGGAAAACTTCTGCTGAAAATGGAGAATGTCAGCGGCGCACTGGAAGAGTTCCGCACCTTGAGCCGTCTCTTCCCTTCGAACGTTCAGCCCCGGCTCAATGCCTTCGTCATCCTCTACAATCAGGAAAAATTCGAGGAAGCGCTGCAGGAGCTGCGTCTGGCCGAAGCCGTGGAGACGGACAATCCGGGCATTCGCTTTTTCATCGGCCAGACCCTGGCGGTGATGGGGCGTTCCGAGGAGGCGGCCAAGGCCTTCATCGACGTTCCGGAGAGCAGCCCCTACTTCAAGGATGCCCAGTTCCGACTCGCCTTCATCGAGGGCTCACGCAAGGACTTTCCAAGTGCCATCAAACGGTTGCAGCAGCTTTTGCAGATGGAGGCCGGGCGGGTCGAGTACCTGCTGCTGCTGAACAACTACCAGTTGCAGACGGAAGATTTCCCGGGGGTGCTGGAGAGTTCCGCCGCAGGCCTCGCGGCGGACGGGCAGAAGGATCAGTTCCGTTTCAATCGCGCCATGGCCCTGGAAAAGCTGAATCGTTGGCCCGAGGCGGAACAGGATTTGATGGAGTATCTCAAGCGCAATCCGGCGGATCCCACGGTCCTCAATTTTCTGGGCTATTCCTGGGCGGACCGGGGTATCAACCTGGAAGCGGCGTTGACCATGCTCAAAAAGGCCCTGGAATTGTCCCCGGGGGATGGTTTCATCACCGACAGCGTGGGTTGGGTACTCTTTCGCCTGCATCGGCTGGAGGAGAGCCTGGGGTACATGCGGGAGGCGGTGCGCCTGTTGCCCAACGATGCGGTGGTGGTGGAGCATCTGGGCGATGTGCTGCAGGCCCTGGGCCATACGGAAGAGGCGCGCAGCGTCTGGGAGAAATCCCTCCAGCTCAAGGGCGATAACGAAGCCTTGCGTCGCAAGCTTCAGGAGACCGCACCCGCCGGAAACAAGCCATGAGGCTGTGGGTCTGGGTGGGCTTGTTGCTGCTGGCAGGGTGCGCCTCCCTGCCGGAAAAGACACCGCCGGTCGATGAGGGATTGTTGCGCACCCGCTATGAGGAGGACCAGAGGCAACGACGCGAGGAGGTGCTTTCCTGGGAGGTGGGAGGCATCCTCGATCTGGAGAGCGAAGAGACCGGGGAGCGGCGCGTGCGTATCACCTCCTCCGGGGTTTGGGGACAGTGGGGGCGCATGGAGGTGATCGGTCCCTTTCAGCAGTTGATGCGCGTAGTGACCTTCGATGCCACGCGGTTGACCTTGTTGGATCCCCCCGGAAAGAGGGGCGTGATGCAGACCCCTTCGGCCCGGGGCTTGGCCTCCTTGACCGGCATCGCCGTGGATCCGTTCCGTTTTCAGGATCTGCTGCTGGCGGGAGGGGGAGCGCTGCAGACCCTGAACGGCCAGGAGGGCGAGTGGTTGAGCCGGGACGGGGAGCATCTGGTGCTGGACGGGGTGACGGGGCGGATCCTGTCGCGTCGCGGGGCCACCTCGGGCAGTGAACCTTACCGGGTGGACTACCTCTGGCCGGAGGTTTCGCGGAAACCGGGCGTGGTGTTGCCGGATCGCTTGACCATCACCTGGGGCAAGGCCAACCGCCTGAAGGTGCGTTTCGCCAATTGGCAAACCGACGCTTCGCCGCGAACGCCGCCGGTGCCGGCAACCATCACGGTGCCGGACGATTTTCGTGCCGATCCCTCCTCTCTCGCGGACCAGGACTCATGAACCGGGATGGGGCGACGTTGCGCATCGCGGCTCCGGCCAAGGTCAATCTGGGTTTGCGGGTGGTGGGGCGTCGCGCCGACGGCTACCACCTGTTGCGCTCGGTGATGACCCTGCTGGATTGGGGGGACGAGCTGCACATCGAGCCGCTGCCAACCCCGGAGCTGCATCTGACTTGTGAACCCGAGGTGACTCTGCGGGTGGAGGAGAATCTGGTCTGGCGGGCGGCGGAGCGGCTTCGCCACCGCTGCGCCATCTCCCGGGGAGCCCGCATCCATCTGATCAAACGGACGCCGACGGCGGCGGGGTTGGGGGGGGGCTCCTCCGATGCGGCCTCCACCCTGCTGGCGTTGAACCACCTTTGGCAGTGTGGTCTTTCCCTGAACGAACTCCGGGAGGTGGGGCTCGCCCTGGGGGCGGACGTGCCCTTTTTCGTCGCGGGGGAGAGCGCCCTGGCCCAGGGTATCGGGGAGATCCTGCGTCCGGTTTCCCTGGACCATCCCCTGCATCTGGTGCTGGCCAATCCCGGCAAACCCCTGGCCACGGCCCTTGTGTTTAAAACGTATGGTGCGCAATTGACAAGCCGCCATCACCCCGCTAACATTCCGGGGCTTGATCAGAGCGAGGAGGTGGCGCTCCTCGACTGGCGCAACGATCTGGAAGCGACAGCCCGGAGTCTCCTGCCGGAGATGGACGAGGTGTTTCGCTGTCTGGCCGATTGCCAGCCTGCGCAGGTGCGCATGAGCGGCAGCGGTCCGACGGTCTACGGCGTTTTCGCCCGCTCCGACCTGGCGCAGGCCGCAGCTGAAGTTTTGAAGGGCCGTCATCCCGCGTGGTGGGTGCGGCAAACGGATACCCTGTCCAGACATCCCTTCCATCTGCAGCACGGTCTTCCCCGGCTGTCGGAGATTTGATCGGTTTTTATTGGGCCGTCGCCAAGCGGTAAGGCATCGGATTTTGATTCCGACACTCCCAGGTTCGAATCCTGGCGGCCCAGCCAATCCTCACGGAAATGTCAATGGCCATACAAAAAATGAAGATCTTTTCAGGAACCGCCAATCCGGAGTTGGGGCGGCGCATCGCCGATTACCTGATGGTTCCCCTGGGTAACGCCACGGTGCAACGCTTCGCCGATGGCGAGATCTTCATCCAGATCGACGAGAACGTGCGCGGCAAGGATGTCTTCGTGGTGCAGCCCACCTCCCGTCCCGCCAACGATCATCTCATGGAGCTGTTGATCATGGTGGATGCCTTGCGTCGGGCTTCCGCCGGACGCATCACCACAGTGATTCCCTATTACGGATATGCCCGTCAGGACCGCAAGGAGGCCGGACGCACCCCGATCACCGCCAAACTGGTGGCCGATCTGTTGGATGCCGGTGGCGTGCAGCGGGTGCTGACCATGGACCTCCATGCCGGACAGATTCAGGGTTTTTTCAATATGCCGGTGGACAATCTCTACGCCTCTCCGGTTCTGCTGGAAGCCATTCGCCAGCGCGGCGTGCGGGACGGGGTGGTCATCTCCCCCGATGTGGGCGGTGTGGTGCGGGCGCGTTCCTACGCCAAGCGGCTCAACATGGACCTGGCCATCATCGACAAACGTCGCCCCGCCCCCAACATGGCCGAGGTGCATCACATCATCGGTGAGGTGGACGGCAAGGATTGCATCATCGTCGACGACATGGTCGATACCGCGGGCACCTTGACCAAAGCGGCGGATGCCCTGATGGAACGGGGGGCCTCCTCGGTCATCGCGGTGTGTACCCATGGGGTGCTTTCGGGACCGGCGGTGGAGCGTATCGAAAAATCGGTGCTGAAAGAGTTGTTGATCACCGACACCATTCGGGTCGCCGAATCGGTTCTGGCCAGCAACAAGATCCATCGTTTCACGGTCTCCAATCTGCTCGGGGAGGCCATCCGCCGCATCTGCGACGAAGAGAGCGTCAGCTCCCTCTTTGTCTGAAGGTCTTTTTGGGAAAGAGCGCTGCCTTCGACACCCCTGGAGGTCGAGGTTGGCTTTTTCCGTTTTTGCTCAACCTGTTGGAGAATGATCATGGCAACGATTCAAGCGACTGTCCGGAGCGGGACCGGCAAGGGGGTGGCCCGTAAACTGCGTGTGGTGGGTAAGCTGCCCGCAGTGATGTATGGAGCGGGTCAACCCGTGCTGAACCTCACTCTGGAAGCCAAAGAGTGGAAGAGCGTCTTCTTCAAGGAGGGTTCCGGTCTGCGCACCCATCCCCAGACCCTGCAGATCGAGGGGGTCGGGCGCGTGCTGGCCCTGATGCGGGACTTCCAGGTCCATCCCGTGACCGGGGTCTTCGAGCATGTCGATTTTCTGCGTTTCGATCCCAACCGTCGGGCCGAGGTCATGGTGCCGGTGGTGATCCTGGACGAGGCGATTTGCCCCGGTGTCAAGCGGGGAGGCATGGTTCAGGTCGTGGCCCACGAACTGGAGGTGCATTGTCTGGCCGGGCAGATTCCGGATCAGATCGAAATCTCCGTCAAGGATCTCGACATCGGCGATTCCATCCACATTCAGGATGTGAAGCTGCCCGAAGGTGCCGAAGTTCCCTCGGAAGACAACTTCACCATCGTGGCGGTGGTGGGTGTCAAGTCCGAGGAGAGCGGTGAAGAGGAATCCGCGTAAGGTCGATGCCCGGTGTATCTTCTGGTGGGATTGGGCAATCACGGGGCGCAGTATCGCGCCACGCGCCACAATCTCGGCTGGGATGTCGTGGAGCGGCTGGCCGAGGCCTGTCAGGCAGGCCAAGCGGCCAGCCGCTTTCACGGTTATTTCGCCGAGGCGCGGTGGCAGGGGGAAAAGCTCTTTTTCCTCTGGCCGACCACCTACATGAACCTCTCCGGGGAGTCGGTACGGGCGGTCATGCAGTTTTTCAAGCTGGATGTCTCCCGGTTGTTCGTTTTTCATGATGATCTGGATCTGCCACTGGCCAAGGTTCGCCTGAAAGTGGGCGGGGGCAATGCGGGTCACAATGGTCTCAAATCGATTCAGCAGCACCTGGGAACGGCGGATTTCGCCCGCATTCGTCTGGGAATCGGGCGACCGGTCGGCAAGATGGAGGTGTCGGACTTCGTGCTGGCACCTTTCACCCCACCGGAACGAGAGCTTCTCGGCCCTCTCCTGACCCGCGTGCCGGAGGTGCTGCCCGCCATTCTGGCCCGGGATTTCGCCACGGCCATGAATCGGCTCTCTTTGCCGCCAGTCTGACCCGGTGGTCGCTGGTTTCCCCAGAGGATTTTCCTTTCGCAGGTGAAGCCATGTCCTTGCAATGCGGAATCGTCGGGCTGCCCAATGTCGGCAAGTCCACCCTGTTCAATGCGCTGACCATGGCGGGCGCCGCCATGGCCAACTATCCTTTCTGCACCATCGAGCCGAATGTGGGCATGGTAGCGGTTCCGGACCCCCGTCTGGACCGGCTGGCCGCCATCGTCAAGCCCGCACAGGTGGTGCCCGCCACCATGCAGTTCACCGATATCGCCGGACTGGTCAAGGGGGCCAGCCGGGGCGAAGGTCTGGGCAACCAGTTTCTGGGCCACATCCGGGCGGTGGATGCCATCGCCCATGTGCTGCGCTGTTTCGAAGACGATGATATCGTCCACGTCCACAACCGGGTCGATGCCCGGGCGGACCAGGAGGTCATCGATACAGAGTTGATGCTGGCCGATCTGGCGGCCATGGAAAAACGCCTGGATGTCACGGTCAAGCGCTCCCGAACCGGCGACAAGGAGGCCGCTTTGAAGGCCCCGGTCTGGGAACGGGTGGCCAAGTCCCTCTCCGACGGCATTCCCGTGCGGCGCATGGGTCTGGGGCTGGAAGAACAGGGGGCCATTCGGGAGCTTTTTCTGTTGACGGCCAAACCGGTCATCTATGTGTGCAACGTCAACGAGAAGGAGTTGGGCGCGGCCTTGAAGGAAGGGGCCCATCCCCAGGTGGAGGCCGCGAAGGAGCTGGCCCGTTCCGAAGGCGCCGAAGTGGTGGTGCTTTGCGGTGCGCTGGAGGCGGAACTGGCGGAGCTGGGCGGCGAGGAGCGCATCGCCTTCCTGCAGGATGTGGGACTGAGCGAGGCCGGGCTGGACCGGCTCATCCACCAGGCCTATCGTCTGTTGAAACTGCAAACCTACTTCACCGCCGGACCCAAGGAGGTGCGGGCCTGGACCGTGCGTCAGGGCGCCACCGCCCTGGAGGCGGCTGGGGTCATCCACACCGATTTCATGAAGGGCTTCATCCGGGCCGAGGTCATCGCCTATCAGGACTATGTGGACCTCAAAGGGGAGCAGGCCTGCAAAGAGAAGGGCCGTCACCGCCTGGAAGGCCGGGATTACCTGGTGCAGGACGGGGATGTGATGCACTTCCGCTTCAATGTCTGATCAGGGCAACCCGGCGGTGATATCTTCGGTGCGGTGAATCATCAGTCGTTTGAGAAAGGCTTCAGGGGGTTTGAGGCTCTGGTTGGCGGCGCGGGGAAAGTAGCGCGCTTCCAGCCGGGTGGTGAGAAAACGCAGGCAGGAGGCTCGCAGGGCATTGCGCAACAGCAGGCGCTCCATGTCCGACGGCTCGCGGTGGGCGCGGTATCCGGCCCACAGGGCCTGCACCCGTTCATTATCGAAACGGGCCTCGGTTTCCTGAAAACACCAGGCGTTGATGGCCGTGGCCAGGTCCAGCAGGAAGCGTTCGTGACAGGCGTAATGGAAGTCGATCAGTCCTGTCAGGGCGTCTCCCTGAAACAGGGTGTTGTCGGGAAAGAGATCGGCGTGGCACAGGCCTGTGGGTAATGACTCGAAATAGAAGCCGCGCCCGGCGTTTTCGAACTCCTCTTCGAGGCAACGCATCAGGTCGGGATCGTCCTCTTGCAGCCGGGGTTGCAGCCGGGCCACCTTGGCCAGCAGAACCGACATCGACATGGGGTTGTCGCGCCGCGGGGTGAATCCGGCGCTGCTCCGATGCATCCGGGCCATGACGGCCCCGCCCTGGTGGCATTGCGCCGCATTGGGAACCAGGGGGGAGCTGCCGGGCAGTTCGTTGGCCAGCAGGGTCTCTTTGCCCTTCAATCGATGCTGGCAATTGCCGGAGCGATTGGCCACCGGCACCGGCACCGGCAGACCGGCCCGCCCCAAATGGGCCTGCAACGCCAGGAGATAGGGGAGATCGGTCTCCGGACCGCTGCTTTCGATCAGGGTGAGGATATAGCCCCCTTGGGTGGTTTGCAGCCGGTAGTTGGAGTTGACGATGCCCTGAGCGATGCCTTCGAGCCGCAGGCACTCCCCGATATCGAACTCTTGCAGAAAACGCTGCACATCCTGGGTGAGGAGCTGGGTATAGACGGCCACGCCGGAACCTGTTGCTGGAGGGGTGTGGTGGAACCTCCCGAACGGTGGAGGATCTTATATTTAGCAGAGAGTCTGTCGGGCAGCGAGCGAAAAAGGAAGGAATCATGGCCGGAGGCTCGGGGGAACAGGATGGCGCGATTGCCGTGGCATTGACCGGAGCTTCCGGAGCCGCCTACGGTTTGCGCCTCATCGAGGTGCTGGCCGCCCAGGGTTGCCGGGTGGAGCTGATGGTTTCGGCGGCGGCACAGGTGGTTCTGGCCGAGGAGTGCGACCTGCCCGTCGGGGAGCTGTCTGCGGCGGAGCAGTTGGCCCCCTGGCTGGCGGACAAGGGGCCGCGCATCCGGATGCATGCCCTGCGGGACTGGCACTCGCCGCTGGCTTCCGGCTCTTCCGGCGTTTCGGCCATGGTCATCTGCCCCTGTTCCATGGGTACACTGGCCGCCGTGGCCCACGGCCTGTCGGACAACCTGATCGAACGGGCCGCCGACTGCATGCTGAAAGAGCGTCGTCCGCTGATTCTGGTGCCTCGGGAGACGCCATTCTCTTCCATCCATCTCGAAAATATGCTTAAGCTAAGTCAATCCGGCGCCGTGGTGCTGCCTGCGGCTCCCGGCTTCTATCATCGACCGGCCTCGGTTGCCCAACTGGTCGATTTCATCGTGGGCCGCATTCTCGATCATCTGGGCCGTCGCCACGATTTGTCTCTCCGCTGGGGAGAGCCGAGCCAAAGATGATCTCTCTTTTCTCCGATGGGGGGAGGTGGGTATGGCCAAGGTGGAAGTGCTGGCTCCGGCCGGCAATCTGCCATCCCTGAAGGCGGCGGTGGATAACGGGGCCGATGCGGTCTATTTCGGTTTCGGCAATGCCACCAATGCCCGCAATTTCGAAGGGCTCAACTTTTCCCTTCAGGA contains:
- a CDS encoding UbiX family flavin prenyltransferase: MAGGSGEQDGAIAVALTGASGAAYGLRLIEVLAAQGCRVELMVSAAAQVVLAEECDLPVGELSAAEQLAPWLADKGPRIRMHALRDWHSPLASGSSGVSAMVICPCSMGTLAAVAHGLSDNLIERAADCMLKERRPLILVPRETPFSSIHLENMLKLSQSGAVVLPAAPGFYHRPASVAQLVDFIVGRILDHLGRRHDLSLRWGEPSQR
- a CDS encoding aminoacyl-tRNA hydrolase, with the translated sequence MYLLVGLGNHGAQYRATRHNLGWDVVERLAEACQAGQAASRFHGYFAEARWQGEKLFFLWPTTYMNLSGESVRAVMQFFKLDVSRLFVFHDDLDLPLAKVRLKVGGGNAGHNGLKSIQQHLGTADFARIRLGIGRPVGKMEVSDFVLAPFTPPERELLGPLLTRVPEVLPAILARDFATAMNRLSLPPV
- a CDS encoding ribose-phosphate pyrophosphokinase, yielding MQKMKIFSGTANPELGRRIADYLMVPLGNATVQRFADGEIFIQIDENVRGKDVFVVQPTSRPANDHLMELLIMVDALRRASAGRITTVIPYYGYARQDRKEAGRTPITAKLVADLLDAGGVQRVLTMDLHAGQIQGFFNMPVDNLYASPVLLEAIRQRGVRDGVVISPDVGGVVRARSYAKRLNMDLAIIDKRRPAPNMAEVHHIIGEVDGKDCIIVDDMVDTAGTLTKAADALMERGASSVIAVCTHGVLSGPAVERIEKSVLKELLITDTIRVAESVLASNKIHRFTVSNLLGEAIRRICDEESVSSLFV
- the ispE gene encoding 4-(cytidine 5'-diphospho)-2-C-methyl-D-erythritol kinase, which produces MNRDGATLRIAAPAKVNLGLRVVGRRADGYHLLRSVMTLLDWGDELHIEPLPTPELHLTCEPEVTLRVEENLVWRAAERLRHRCAISRGARIHLIKRTPTAAGLGGGSSDAASTLLALNHLWQCGLSLNELREVGLALGADVPFFVAGESALAQGIGEILRPVSLDHPLHLVLANPGKPLATALVFKTYGAQLTSRHHPANIPGLDQSEEVALLDWRNDLEATARSLLPEMDEVFRCLADCQPAQVRMSGSGPTVYGVFARSDLAQAAAEVLKGRHPAWWVRQTDTLSRHPFHLQHGLPRLSEI
- the ychF gene encoding redox-regulated ATPase YchF, which translates into the protein MSLQCGIVGLPNVGKSTLFNALTMAGAAMANYPFCTIEPNVGMVAVPDPRLDRLAAIVKPAQVVPATMQFTDIAGLVKGASRGEGLGNQFLGHIRAVDAIAHVLRCFEDDDIVHVHNRVDARADQEVIDTELMLADLAAMEKRLDVTVKRSRTGDKEAALKAPVWERVAKSLSDGIPVRRMGLGLEEQGAIRELFLLTAKPVIYVCNVNEKELGAALKEGAHPQVEAAKELARSEGAEVVVLCGALEAELAELGGEERIAFLQDVGLSEAGLDRLIHQAYRLLKLQTYFTAGPKEVRAWTVRQGATALEAAGVIHTDFMKGFIRAEVIAYQDYVDLKGEQACKEKGRHRLEGRDYLVQDGDVMHFRFNV
- a CDS encoding 50S ribosomal protein L25/general stress protein Ctc; amino-acid sequence: MATIQATVRSGTGKGVARKLRVVGKLPAVMYGAGQPVLNLTLEAKEWKSVFFKEGSGLRTHPQTLQIEGVGRVLALMRDFQVHPVTGVFEHVDFLRFDPNRRAEVMVPVVILDEAICPGVKRGGMVQVVAHELEVHCLAGQIPDQIEISVKDLDIGDSIHIQDVKLPEGAEVPSEDNFTIVAVVGVKSEESGEEESA
- a CDS encoding tetratricopeptide repeat protein, whose amino-acid sequence is MLFSLVLMANGCSLPFPTGEASGRGGGAAARNALPDGTEELLIGSGESAASAAARKEMDAFHNFLMGQVLVQDEQWLQAEQAFEKAAKADPQGKESRIWVINLAFQRGDLKKSVLYAREVLAIDPNLASIRLILASILMALKEDAEAASHFETLLKSDADNMQVRLQLSQLYGRMKQPEKVREVLSPLLNNPEQAWKGQLALGRAIAGGGDVEGSIEYFRKAMEMAPDQLEPVLALGGIHQVLGRDAEAENVFRTYLASHPEDERMHSRLGKLLLKMENVSGALEEFRTLSRLFPSNVQPRLNAFVILYNQEKFEEALQELRLAEAVETDNPGIRFFIGQTLAVMGRSEEAAKAFIDVPESSPYFKDAQFRLAFIEGSRKDFPSAIKRLQQLLQMEAGRVEYLLLLNNYQLQTEDFPGVLESSAAGLAADGQKDQFRFNRAMALEKLNRWPEAEQDLMEYLKRNPADPTVLNFLGYSWADRGINLEAALTMLKKALELSPGDGFITDSVGWVLFRLHRLEESLGYMREAVRLLPNDAVVVEHLGDVLQALGHTEEARSVWEKSLQLKGDNEALRRKLQETAPAGNKP
- a CDS encoding homoserine kinase, which gives rise to MAVYTQLLTQDVQRFLQEFDIGECLRLEGIAQGIVNSNYRLQTTQGGYILTLIESSGPETDLPYLLALQAHLGRAGLPVPVPVANRSGNCQHRLKGKETLLANELPGSSPLVPNAAQCHQGGAVMARMHRSSAGFTPRRDNPMSMSVLLAKVARLQPRLQEDDPDLMRCLEEEFENAGRGFYFESLPTGLCHADLFPDNTLFQGDALTGLIDFHYACHERFLLDLATAINAWCFQETEARFDNERVQALWAGYRAHREPSDMERLLLRNALRASCLRFLTTRLEARYFPRAANQSLKPPEAFLKRLMIHRTEDITAGLP